The following is a genomic window from Moorella sp. Hama-1.
CGAATTTCTCCATGTCGGCCGGGTCTCGCAGGTAGTCCTTCAGGGTCGGCTGGATCTGCAGGTCGGCCTGGAGTTCCTGGACGGCCCGGACGGCCTCCAGGGCCGCCGCCCGGGCCGTCAGGTTCTGGACCGGCACCCCCAGCAGGCCGGCGATAAAGGCGTACTTCTCGGGTACAGCCACCAGGTTATAGCGCATGCCCAGGGGCAGGACCACGGCATTGGCCAGGCCGTGGGGGATGTTGTAATAACTGCTCAAAGGCCCGGCCATGGCGTGGACCACTCCCAGGCCGGCCTGGTCCATGGCCACCCCGGCCAGGGTGCTGGCCAGGGCCATGCCCTCCCGGGCCTCCAGGTCGTCGCCGCAGGCAAAGGCCCGGCGCAGGTATTTAGCAATCAGGCGCACGGCCTCGGCCGCCAGGGCATTGGTAAAGGGGTTGGCTCCCCTGGCTACTAAAGCTTCTACGGCGTGGGTCAGGGCGTCCATCCCGGTGGTGGCGGTAATGGCCGGCGGCAGGCTGGCCATCAGCTCCGGGTCCAGCAGGGCCGCCCGGGGCAGGAGTTCGTCCCCGACGATACCCTGCTTGGTGTCGCGGTCGATAATCACCGCCGTCGCCGTCCCCTCGCTGCCGGTCCCGGCAGTGGTAGGCAGGACGATTAACTTCAGGCCCGGCCAGGTAAAGGGCTTGCGCTCCCACTGGTAATCAGCCAGGGTACC
Proteins encoded in this region:
- a CDS encoding iron-containing alcohol dehydrogenase translates to MPVQRFFLSTEFSFGPGARKEITRLVQSEDRVIVITDAGLVKAGVVAMVEEVLQGRVAGWEVFSQVPVNPHAADVEAACRAARACGATAVVAVGGGSPMDVAKMVSVLLTNPGTLADYQWERKPFTWPGLKLIVLPTTAGTGSEGTATAVIIDRDTKQGIVGDELLPRAALLDPELMASLPPAITATTGMDALTHAVEALVARGANPFTNALAAEAVRLIAKYLRRAFACGDDLEAREGMALASTLAGVAMDQAGLGVVHAMAGPLSSYYNIPHGLANAVVLPLGMRYNLVAVPEKYAFIAGLLGVPVQNLTARAAALEAVRAVQELQADLQIQPTLKDYLRDPADMEKFAREAVAMFICRANPRVVSVADCQGLFAEVFAYKE